The following proteins are co-located in the Phocoena phocoena chromosome 1, mPhoPho1.1, whole genome shotgun sequence genome:
- the LUZP1 gene encoding leucine zipper protein 1, which translates to MAEFTSYKDTASSRHLRFKLQSLSRRLDELEEATKNLQKAEDELLDLQDKVIQAEGSNSSMLAEIEVLRQRVLRIEGKDEEIKRAEDLCQQMKEKLEEEENLTRELKSEIERLQKRMAELEKLEEAFSRSKNDCTQLCLSLNEERNLTKKISSELEMLRVKVKELESSEDRLDKTEQSLVSELEKLKSLTLTFVSERKYLNEKEKENEKLIKELTQKLEQNKKMNRDYTRNASNLLERNDLRIEDGISSTLPSKESRRKGTLDYLKQVENETRNKSENEKNRNQEDNKVKDLNQEIEKLKTQIKHFESLEEELKKMRAKNNDLQDNYLSEQNKNKLLASQLEEIKLQIKKQKELENGEVEGEDAFLSSKGRHERTKFGGHGNEAPVSKQTPRELSPQHKRERHRNREFVLNNENYPLSNRQVSSPSFTNRRAAKASNTGAGADSTTQETKRTEDRLASVSSQSEGKKSREQPSVLSRYPPAAQEHNKVWKGTPKPGTESGLKGKVEKTTRTFSDTTHGSVPNDISGRGDKASDTSTEALFGKRGQVPGNGSQITQAADSGSSKAVGALATSRRSSSEGLSKGKKAANGPEADTSFPNSKAPPLSKYPYSSRSQENIFQGFSTPNKEGVDQPIAVVMEDSSQHEALRCRVIKSSGREKPDSDDDMDMVSLVTAKLVSTTITPEPKQQPNSREKAKSRAGLRTSLFENDKDVGTENESGKPVRASTNAMEPPEANGAGVKSQRPFSPREALRSRAIIKPVIIDKDVKKVMGGSGTEATLEKQKSTSKPGPNKVTSSITIYPSDSSSPRAALGEALRERHTSTSNIQVGPPELMSVSNHVSSPFELSIHKHDITLQFTEAERMGDGAPKNRPETVVSRSSIIIKPSDPVERNSHAPTAETIRWKSHSGPLEVGSSDARHVTVRNAWKSRRDLNSLEDPPTRIGKNVESTNTYIQRSSTDYSDLEQPSSYLVEQGTRRVGNSGDAPELSSRRTQSSLTVSEVLTRRNRVGDTVTAEAWNHLAGMEEGDDCTLSVYRRLHNSLERSELSAKPGLPEPGRPQAEERLRPNRPCAEEN; encoded by the exons ATGGCTGAATTTACAAGCTACAAGGATACTGCTTCCAGCCGCCACCTGCGGTTTAAGTTACAGAGTCTAAGCCGCCGTCTTGATGAGTTGGAGGAAGCCACtaaaaacctccagaaagcagAGGATGAGCTCCTGGATCTCCAGGACAAGGTGATTCAGGCGGAAGGCAGCAACTCCAGCATGTTGGCTGAGATTGAAGTGCTGCGTCAGCGAGTGCTGAGAATCGAAGgcaaagatgaggaaattaagagaGCAGAGGATCTCtgtcagcagatgaaggagaaactTGAGGAGGAGGAAAACCTCACCCGGGAGCTAAAATCTGAGATTGAGCGGCTTCAGAAACGAATGGCTGAACTGGAGAAGCTAGAGGAGGCCTTTAGCAGGAGTAAGAATGACTGTACCCAACTGTGTTTGAGCCTGAATGAGGAGAGAAACCTGACAAAGAAAATCTCCTCTGAGCTGGAAATGCTCAGGGTCAAAGTGAAAGAACTAGAATCTTCTGAGGACCGGCTGGATAAAACTGAGCAGAGTTTAGTGTCAGAGTtagaaaagctgaaatcattAACTCTGACCTTTGTAAgtgagagaaaatacttgaatgaaaaggagaaagaaaacgaGAAACTGATAAAAGAGCTCACTCAAAAATTGGAGCAGAACAAAAAAATGAACCGAGATTATACAAGGAATGCTTCTAACCTTCTGGAAAGGAATGACCTACGAATTGAGGATGGTATCTCTTCCACACTGCCATCCAAAGAATCAAGAAGGAAGGGAACTCTGGACTATCTAAAGCAGGTAGAGaatgaaacaagaaacaaatcagaaaatgaaaagaaccgAAATCAGGAAGACAACAAAGTAAAAGACCTTAACCAAGAGATTGAGAAACTTAAGACACAAATCAAACATTTTGAATCTTTGGAGGAAGAGCTTAAGAAAATGAGGGCCAAAAATAATGACCTTCAGGATAATTACttaagtgaacaaaataaaaacaaactcttaGCCAGCCAGCTGGAGGAGATAAAGCTacaaatcaagaaacagaaagaactaGAGAACGGGGAGGTAGAAGGGGAAGATGCTTTCCTGTCCAGCAAAGGCAGGCACGAGAGGACTAAGTTTGGAGGGCATGGGAATGAGGCACCTGTGTCCAAGCAGACACCCCGGGAACTGTCCCCTCAGCATAAGCGGGAAAGGCACCGAAACAGGGAATTTGTTCTCAACAATGAAAACTATCCTCTGAGCAACAGGCAGGTTTCCTCTCCCAGCTTTACCAACAGGAGGGCAGCCAAAGCTTCCAACACAGGGGCAGGTGCAGACAGTACGACTCAGGAGACAAAGAGAACTGAAGATCGACTCGCATCTGTCTCCTCTCAGAGTGAAGGGAAGAAGTCCAGGGAACAGCCGTCAGTGCTTAGCCGCTACCCGCCAGCTGCCCAGGAGCACAATAAAGTTTGGAAGGGCACTCCCAAGCCAGGTACTGAGAGTGGGCTGAAGGGGAAAGTAGAGAAGACGACACGAACATTTAGTGATACCACCCATGGATCTGTTCCCAATGACATATCAGGGAGAGGTGACAAGGCTTCTGACACCTCCACCGAGGCCCTCTTTGGCAAGAGGGGGCAGGTGCCTGGCAATGGAAGTCAAATAACTCAGGCTGCAGACTCTGGCAGTTCTAAGGCCGTGGGAGCTCTGGCAACATCTAGAAGATCTTCCTCAGAAGGGCTCTCTAAGGGGAAAAAGGCTGCCAACGGCCCAGAGGCTGATACCAGTTTCCCAAATTCCAAGGCTCCACCTTTATCAAAGTATCCTTATAGCTCCAGAAGCCAAGAGAACATCTTTCAGGGCTTTTCAACCCCCAATAAAGAAGGAGTTGATCAACCCATAGCAGTTGTGATGGAAGACAGTAGTCAGCATGAGGCCCTGAGATGTCGAGTCATCAAATCCAGTGGCAGAGAGAAGCCAGACTCAGATGACGATATGGACATGGTGTCTCTTGTTACTGCCAAATTGGTAAGCACAACCATTACTCCAGAGCCCAAGCAACAGCCCAACTCTAGAGAAAAGGCCAAATCCCGAGCGGGACTTAGAACCTCCCTCTTTGAGAATGATAAAGATGTGGGAACAGAAAATGAATCTGGGAAACCTGTCAGAGCCTCCACCAATGCCATGGAGCCCCCAGAGGCCAATGGTGCCGGGGTAAAAAGCCAGCGGCCCTTTAGCCCCAGAGAGGCCTTGCGATCTAGAGCCATCATCAAACCTGTCATCATTGATAAGGATGTGAAAAAAGTCATGGGAGGATCTGGAACCGAGGCCACATTGGAAAAACAGAAGTCTACTTCCAAACCAGGGCCAAACAAAGTGACAAGCAGTATAACTATCTACCCCTCTGACAGCAGCAGCCCGAGAGCTGCTCTAGGCGAGGCCCTGCGGGAGAGGCACACATCCACCAGCAACATCCAGGTTGGGCCACCAGAGCTCATGTCGGTTAGTAACCATGTCAGCTCCCCCTTTGAGCTCTCCATTCACAAACATGACATCACCCTGCAGTTCACAGAAGCTGAAAGAATGGGAGATGGGGCCCCGAAGAACAGGCCAGAAACGGTGGTCTCTCGGAGCAGCATTATAATCAAGCCATCAGATCCTGTGGAGAGGAATAGCCATGCACCCACAGCGGAGACAATCAGGTGGAAAAGCCATAGTGGCCCTTTAGAAGTGGGCTCGTCAGATGCCAGACACGTTACTGTGAGAAATGCCTGGAAGAGTAGGCGAGACTTGAACTCTTTAGAAGACCCCCCAACTCGAATAGGTAAAAATGTGGAATCTACCAACACGTACATCCAGAGATCTTCCACAGACTATTCAGACCTTGAACAGCCCAGCTCATACCTTGTTGAGCAGGGCACTCGAAGGGTAGGCAACTCAGGGGATGCCCCTGAGCTCTCCTCCAGAAGAACCCAAAGCAGCCTCACCGTGTCAGAGGTGCTCACTCGTCGGAATCGGGTAGGAGATACTGTCACGGCTGAAGCCTGGAACCACTTGGCAGGCATG GAGGAAGGTGACGACTGCACACTCAGTGTCTACAGGCGACTGCACAACTCCCTCGAAAGGTCTGAACTGTCTGCAAAGCCGGGGCTGCCCGAGCCTGGGCGACCCCAGGCTGAGGAACGGTTACGGCCAAACAGGCCCTGTGCTGAGGAAAACTGA